A DNA window from Onychostoma macrolepis isolate SWU-2019 chromosome 13, ASM1243209v1, whole genome shotgun sequence contains the following coding sequences:
- the alms1 gene encoding uncharacterized protein alms1 isoform X1 has product MRVNVCVSNDMDSEGCAADVNNPPAEIPCQHHGQNMHDSEASRPCTDPDNDERPFSNTRDSSVQTLIDRSETLQLEFQDSQLSPALTLHPCLDKSHLLSDSTFFQHTDAEFVPLRGFPDFSVMTERCPRTSNVAVTDDSHLQNTILDQAALSQHPLELPTALSGEKSCCSLSQHSLSPGDHCKGLEDQGSVSYGAEDKIIRHMEGEEQTTSQQLSEGMSAQLLFESREEDVIVAVSDSSAISSTSEPASLHQNTDKSQLDPSMNLQKGREQPQGGSLSLSSSFQKAADVSNITFRDSRMLLHQTADHLHDQLLSAGQRGSISAPASRHHSGNKSSHSGLCVTPAGEGVMHVPDLQRVLWSSSHLTAADGSFLSSQPVSQSTPALPLMGPPPALTKLSLIHSKQEAVASAATSSQNNHSKTGLIPSLDLSDQHSSPIHSQTTATVPSGPSETAQTMSHAHPISNEQVPPPVFNPPASDTPHSDTQHFYSGAEMKDQVPHLALGRVHSLPSLSYLQKVDAWKANQSSSRSFYDNLALHRFDGVSPKKRAQDVVSEAVNHMLSRDTCLTFGANPSSQMTQLASSSHSGSDSTRRVDVVGTGACRAQASESPVNRSHSHSSLSSVVTSIQRDTGPHNQQVPVAQSYNIIPATRSLDYQSSFVSGGRGEGKNSSAPHMDKSSVKMSPLLSLGRFSDVSSSLNMSSTLTSSQSSCHGEKSMRASVGAASSVVSLEVDYYAPYWTSRPASPPHTRELNIEDRIPLYLLNLGIDQSPSTILNPFTHRGPIREPEFSPTDLCTIKGSIGTSTKSTQPSEVDSLQKETFSSSSQLSADSSASVTHRLSVHEQCQPASDRTVKMMFSQADTQPGLHSTLHPSSSLQQSDVPQSEGNFGLPSPESMPPPGPREVVKEDDDSFIGSGTLHEIRRLLGRAESLVSGRSSLTSSPGSHRLSESDTSLVSLGQNIQGYRDDTSLSAGGNLSLLLTRSSSDSALKGSLSSFQRPQQIDRTSIQPTALSLSREESLKSRDLCVTPRRAEPEGCSAADPDKAKPPTVTSAMQINVPSIAENQDQTEDPVIDSSENNSSHVSAEVESMSDSSSESSLAARVAKLLQSESPISMVTSLPSTSDPEDSRAREWILMKVSGRRCESLELNAEDRERIEDIKRELLLNTKYTKWSSDSEGSAQSSVGPESQLTKGFVGLRNMENHTSDHMQKIDPKHLNTVPFYTPIQQDLEAKVRQIALREGLSSQPFTSITISTTRRTPSPQSPSHCHITATEELDSVGPDHETLESTSQMRLQPAVISNVSGREKVTAREEQHKEEKKGEEMTDDNKENIVTNDPQSIQRIPHMDNKVTSSNQILSSAASDSTFGKKSHLSHVHVTLSPKHLSNPNYLSRLSSQNTSKDVPPPMMSGMTGEHLQSIHQISKSNHVRSYEHREPVQGQNAGAHLQARYPQTFAPSQRLAGTSRTLFVQAAVPALLPYKPHGSSELFYIPQADPELSPGRSDTTVESSHPGSDDAVPPHFNTDILGSRELEVDIITTKHKEGIYSKRANMKRVSSVSENGLPESVATFAGYNDNTAPEAYIFEKSMDTVGIDEEYRDEEENFVPLHMEADYSTDDVHLHTSTIQEPKYPLEPHHLPSQPIRKSYRVDKKKQDRTPHDVSIEISSSLDQLWRRFSEKWSMEETKPTNEGETSLLDRLERLSRLIHNTTPTDLTIQQSHSRKGEYYRSSVREDGTTEGEEQRVQLDVAPQQAWPEHEESQDRVHRCPAERDESASVEASSSLSTIDTERLLRAFGPHRVTSKRLKSSDSLLRLYNTINMQKTGRRKTRTKHVATDDMSTDDSTVSVDSVSSSSTLSHYSQRGVSQNLNSQRSKVKLVSKGVQAGDLEIVINGTRRHTRDVGTIFPSPGAFKNVCSSNTFSRSIQSGFPIPTASTSKPTQTLTALKKDPSNKSIRTRYPNGVSWFVAADELKCDGRKENQPQTESAPCPSQVWFEPYTRIRPWRETTREPLRERQNQQEQERPTESITATETDVSDKPSALVRLSLQEALELHRPEFVSRSRERMKRLGLLVEERRLQAVFNREREELFNCPAPSRPYRPAAPVPRKRVVPRREMVQRSKDWVGRKSHSQRVDRTDRLRRKYAQLPEVQRRREEERRRAEYRSYRLNAQLFNKKVTNGVLGRRAPWQ; this is encoded by the exons ATGCGCGTTAACGTCTGCGTCAGTAACGACATGGATTCAGAGGGGTGTGCAGcagatgtaaacaat CCCCCTGCAGAGATTCCCTGCCAGCATCATGGACAAAATATGCATGATTCAGAGGCTAGCAGACCATGCACAGATCCTGACAATGATGAAAGACCATTTAGTAACACTCGGGATTCAAGCGTGCAGACACTCATAGACAGATCTGAGACTTTACAACTGG agTTTCAGGATAGCCAGTTGTCACCTGCACTTACCCTGCATCCCTGCTTGGACAAATCTCACCTTCTTTCTGACTCCACATTTTTTCAGCATACAGATGCAGAATTTGTCCCTCTTCG GGGATTTCCTGACTTCTCAGTTATGACTGAGAGATGCCCCAGGACTTCAAATGTAGCTGTAACTGATGATTCTCACCTCCAAAATACTATTCTTGACCAGGCTGCACTTTCCCAGCATCCGTTGGAGTTACCAACAGCCCTGTCAGGTGAAAAAAGCTGCTGTTCACTCTCCCAGCACAGCCTGTCACCTGGAGACCATTGCAAAGGGCTTGAGGATCAAGGGAGCGTTTCATATGGTGCTGAGGACAAAATCATCAGACATATGGAAGGAGAGGAGCAGACCACTTCTCAGCAGCTTAGTGAGGGAATGTCTGCTCAGCTCTTGTTTGAGTCCAGGGAAGAGGATGTTATTGTGGCTGTTAGTGACAGCAGTGCCATTTCCTCCACCTCTGAACCTGCCTCACTTCACCAAAACACAGACAAAAGCCAGTTAGATCCTTCCATGAATCTTCAAAAAGGCAGAGAGCAGCCCCAAGGGGGCTCATTGTCATTATCATCTTCATTTCAGAAGGCTGCAGATGTTTCAAATATAACGTTTCGTGATTCACGGATGCTTTTGCACCAAACAGCTGATCATCTCCATGATCAGCTTCTGTCTGCAGGACAAAGAGGCTCCATCTCGGCACCAGCAAGTAGGCACCATAGTGGGAACAAAAGCTCTCATAGTGGACTATGTGTCACACCAGCTGGTGAAGGTGTGATGCATGTACCAGATCTGCAGAGAGTGCTCTGGAGCTCCAGTCATCTAACAGCAGCAGATGGTTCATTCTTGAGCTCTCAGCCTGTGTCTCAGTCCACACCTGCACTACCTCTCATGGGACCCCCACCAGCATTGACCAAACTCTCACTCATACACTCCAAACAGGAGGCTGTTGCTTCTGCGGCTACATCCTCCCAAAACAATCACTCCAAAACTGGCTTAATTCCATCGTTGGACCTGAGCGATCAACATTCCTCTCCTATCCACTCTCAAACAACAGCTACAGTTCCTAGTGGACCTTCAGAGACTGCACAAACAATGTCACATGCCCATCCCATTTCAAACGAACAAGTTCCTCCTCCTGTTTTCAATCCACCAGCCTCTGATACACCTCACTCCGACACTCAGCACTTTTACTCTGGTGCAGAGATGAAAGATCAGGTTCCTCATTTGGCCCTTGGGAGAGTACATTCTCTTCCCAGTCTGAGCTACTTACAAAAAGTAGATGCCTGGAAAGCCAATCAAAGTTCTAGCAGGTCGTTTTATGATAATTTGGCACTACACAGGTTTGATGGTGTGTCGCCCAAGAAAAGAGCACAGGATGTTGTTTCTGAAGCAGTTAACCACATGCTTTCTCGAGACACGTGTCTGACATTTGGTGCTAATCCCAGCTCCCAGATGACTCAGCTAGCTTCCTCTTCTCATTCTGGAAGTGACTCAACCCGTCGGGTGGATGTAGTTGGGACGGGTGCATGCAGAGCACAAGCATCTGAGTCACCTGTCAATCGCTCCCACTCACACTCCTCCCTGAGCTCTGTGGTGACCTCTATTCAGAGAGACACTGGTCCACACAATCAGCAAGTTCCAGTGGCACAATCTTATAACATCATTCCAGCTACCAGATCATTGGACTATCAGTCATCCTTCGTTTCAGGTGGAAGGGGTGAAGGAAAGAATAGCTCAGCTCCTCACATGGATAAAAGCTCAGTGAAGATGTCTCCTCTCCTCAGTCTGGGGCGCTTTAGTGATGTGTCATCAAGCCTCAACATGAGCAGCACTCTCACTAGTTCTCAAAGCAGCTGCCATGGTGAGAAGAGTATGCGGGCATCAGTGGGAGCCGCCTCTTCAGTAGTGAGTCTTGAAGTAGATTATTATGCACCCTACTGGACCTCCAGACCTGCGTCCCCTCCTCACACCAGGGAACTCAACATTGAAGACAGGATCCCT TTGTATCTCTTAAATTTGGGTATTGACCAGTCACCTTCAACAATCTTAAATCCATTTACTCACCGAGGACCAATCAGAGAGCCTGAATTCTCTCCTACCGACTTATGCACCATCAAAGGCTCCATAGGAACATCAACTAAAAGCACACAGCCATCTGAAG TTGACAGTCTTCAGAAGGAGACATTCTCCAGTTCTAGTCAGCTCTCAGCTGACTCCAGTGCTTCTGTCACACACCGATTGTCAGTGCATGAGCAATGCCAACCAGCCAGTGACAGAACTGTGAAGATGATGTTCAGCCAGGCGGATACTCAACCAGGACTTCATTCAACTTTACATCCTTCATCAAGCCTACAACAGTCTGATGTTCCACAAAGTGAAGGAAACTTTGGCCTTCCAAGCCCAGAATCCATGCCTCCTCCAGGTCCCAGAGAAGTGGTAAAGGAGGATGATGACTCTTTCATAGGCTCTGGAACACTGCATGAAATCAGACGTCTGCTGGGCCGGGCAGAAAGCCTGGTTTCTGGTCGATCCTCTCTGACTTCCTCTCCCGGCTCACACCGCCTCTCAGAGAGTGACACATCCCTTGTTTCACTAGGACAAAACATTCAAGGTTATCGTGATGACACATCTCTGTCAGCTGGTGGGAATCTTTCTTTGCTGCTGACTCGGTCTTCATCAGATTCGGCTTTGAAAGGAAGCTTGTCATCCTTCCAGAGGCCTCAACAGATTGACCGCACATCTATACAGCCCACCGCTCTCTCTTTAAGCAGAGAGGAAAGTTTGAAGTCACGTGACCTCTGTGTGACCCCAAGGCGGGCTGAACCTGAAGGCTGCAGTGCTGCAGACCCAGATAAGGCAAAGCCACCTACAGTCACATCTGCCATGCAGATAAATGTTCCTTCGATAGCAGAGAACCAGGACCAGACTGAAGATCCTGTGATTGACTCTTCTGAGAATAATTCGTCTCATGTCTCAGCTGAGGTTGAAAGTATGAGTGACAGTAGCAGCGAGAGTTCATTGGCTGCCAGAGTTGCCAAGCTCCTGCAGAGTGAGTCACCCATTTCAATGGTTACAAGCCTGCCAAGCACCAGTGATCCAGAAGATAGCCGTGCGCGAG AATGGATCCTGATGAAGGTTTCTGGCCGCCGATGTGAAAGCTTAGAACTAAACGCTGAGGACAGAGAGAGAATTGAAGACATCAAAAGAGAGCTTCTACTGAACACCAAATACACCAAG TGGAGCTCAGATTCTGAGGGCAGTGCTCAGTCAAGTGTTGGTCCTGAATCTCAGCTGACGAAGGGCTTTGTTGGACTGCGTAACATGGAGAATCATACCTCAGATCATATGCAGAAAATTGATCCAAAACATTTGAACACAGTGCCATTTTACACTCCTATCCAACAGGATCTAGAGGCCAAAGTTCGCCAGATTGCCCTTAGAGAGGGGCTCAGTTCCCAGCCTTTTACTTCTATTACTATATCAACCACTCGCCGCACTCCGTCTCCACAGTCACCATCACATTGCCATATCACTGCTACTGAGGAATTGGACAGTGTTGGTCCTGACCATGAGACTTTAGAGAGCACAAGCCAAATGAGACTTCAGCCAGCTGTTATATCCAATGTATCTGGCAGAGAAAAAGTGACGGCGAGAGAAGAACAGCATAAAGAAGAGAAGAAAGGAGAAGAAATGACTGATGACAACAAGGAGAACATTGTTACAAACGATCCCCAGAGTATCCAAAGAATACCTCACATGGACAATAAAGTCACTAGCAGTAACCAGATATTATCCAGTGCTGCGTCGGATTCAACCTTTGGCAAGAAGTCCCATCTCTCTCACGTACACGTCACCTTATCACCCAAACACCTGTCCAATCCAAACTACTTAAGCAGACTATCCAGTCAAAACACCAGTAAAGATGTCCCACCTCCAATGATGTCAGGCATGACTGGTGAACATCTGCAGTCCATACACCAAATCTCAAAATCAAATCATGTCAGATCATATGAACACAGAGAGCCAGTTCAAGGCCAGAATGCAGGTGCACACTTACAGGCCAGATACCCACAAACCTTTGCTCCCTCTCAGAGGCTGGCTGGGACATCCAGAACTCTCTTTGTTCAAGCAG CTGTCCCTGCCCTGTTGCCATACAAACCTCATGGAAGCTCCGAGCTGTTCTACATCCCGCAGGCTGATCCAGAGCTTTCTCCTGGTCGCTCTGACACAACTGTAGAAAGCTCTCACCCAG GTTCTGATGATGCTGTCCCTCCACACTTTAATACAGACATTTTAGGCTCTAGAGAGCTAGAAGTCGATATAATTACAACAAAACACAAGGAAGGCATCTACAGTAAGAGGGCCAATATGAAGAGAG TTTCCAGTGTGTCTGAAAATGGTCTTCCAGAATCAGTAGCCACTTTTGCTGGCTACAATGACAATACTGCTCCTGAAGCTTATATTTTTGAGAAGAGCATGGACACTGTTGGCATAGATGAGGAGTATAGAGATGAGGAAGAAAATTTTGTCCCCTTACACATGGAGGCAGACTACAGTACAGATGATGTGCATCTTCACACTAGCACTATTCAGGAGCCCAAATATCCACTAGAACCACACCATTTACcttctcagccaatcagaaagtCCTACAGAGTGGACAAGAAAAAGCAGGACAGAACACCTCATGATGTAAGCATTGAGATTAGCAGTTCTCTGGACCAGCTGTGGCGTCGCTTCAGTGAAAAATGGAGCATGGAGGAGACAAAACCAACTAATGAGGGAGAAACGTCTCTGCTTGATAGACTGGAGCGCCTGTCTCGTCTCATTCACAATACCACTCCAACAGACCTAACTATACAACAGTCACACAGCAGGAAAGGAGAGTATTACAGGAGCAGTGTTCGAGAGGATGGGACCACAGAGGGAGAAGAGCAAAGAGTTCAGTTAGATGTGGCTCCACAGCAAGCTTGGCCTGAGCATGAGGAGAGTCAGGACAGAGTGCATCGCTGTCCTGCTGAGAGAGATGAGTCTGCGAGTGTGGAGGCGAGCAGTAGCCTGTCCACCATTGACACAGAGCGGCTGCTGCGAGCTTTTGGACCTCACCGGGTCACCAGTAAGAGACTGAAAAGCAGTGACAGCTTGCTCAGACTTTACAACACCATCAATATGCAGAAAACTGGCCGAAGGAAAACCCGTACTAAACATGTTGCTACTGATGACATGAGCACTGATGACTCCACA GTCTCTGTTGATTCTGTATCATCTTCAAGCACTTTATCCCATTATTCTCAAAGAGGTGTTTCCCAAAACCTCAATTCccaaaggtcaaaggtcaaactGGTCAGCAAAGGTGTGCAGGCAG GTGATTTGGAAATTGTTATAAATGGCACTCGCAGACACACTCGGGATGTAGGCACCATCTTTCCCTCACCAGGTGCTTTCAAaaatgtctgttcatcaaacaCATTTAGCAGAAGCATTCAGAGTGGCTTTCCCATCCCCACTGCTTCCACATCTAAACCCACCCAAACCCTGACTGCTCTGAAGAAAGACCCCAGCAACAAGAGCATCCGGACACGCTACCCAAACG GTGTGTCATGGTTCGTCGCAGCTGATGAGCTTAAGTGTGATGGTCGCAAGGAAAACCAGCCACAGACGGAATCAGCACCTTGCCCAAGCCAAGTCTGGTTTGAGCCTTACACTAGAATCAGACCCTGGAGAGAAACAACCAGAGAACCACTAAGAGAGAGACAGAACCAACAAGAACAAGAGAGGCCAACAGAGTCCATAACAGCTACAGAGACCGATGTCAGTGACAAACCCTCGGCTCTTGTTCGACTTTCACTACAG GAAGCTCTGGAGCTCCATCGGCCAGAGTTTGTATCTCGTTCACGGGAGCGGATGAAGCGTCTGGGGTTGCTGGTTGAGGAGAGGAGGTTACAGGCAGTCttcaacagagagagagaagagcttTTCAACTGCCCCGCACCATCACGTCCATACAGACCAG CAGCTCCAGTACCCCGTAAACGAGTCGTTCCAAGAAGAGAGATGGTCCAAAGATCCAAAGA TTGGGTAGGGAGGAAATCACACAGTCAGAGAGTAGACAGGACAGACAGACTCAGGAG